Proteins encoded within one genomic window of Lepidochelys kempii isolate rLepKem1 chromosome 11, rLepKem1.hap2, whole genome shotgun sequence:
- the METTL21A gene encoding protein N-lysine methyltransferase METTL21A yields MDNKMALVPYDDSAVWGLQKFHKSSSVYHFANHTIQIKQNWKQLGVAAVVWDAAVVLCTYLEMGSIDLQGRSVIELGAGTGLLGIVATLLGAHVTITDREAALEFLESNVQANLPPDLQPRAVVKELTWGRNLGNFAPGKFDFILGADIIYLEDTFADLLQTLEHLCSEHTVILLSCRIRYQRDQNFLEMLEGRFSVCEVHYDPSKDVRVFKAQRSIHKEDF; encoded by the exons ATGGATAATAAAATGGCGTTGGTTCCCTATGATGACAGTGCGGTCTGGGGATTGCAGAAGTTCCATAAATCTTCATCTGTGTATCATTTTGCCAACCACACAATCCAAATCAAACAAAACTGGAAGCAACTGGGTGTAGCTGCAGTCGTATGGGATGCC GCTGTAGTCCTGTGTACTTATCTGGAGATGGGAAGTATTGATCTACAAGGGCGCTCAGTGATTGAACTAGGAGCAGGAACTGGATTGCTGGGAATAGTGGCCACGTTATTGG GTGCTCATGTCACCATCACAGACAGGGAAGCTGCACTGGAATTTCTCGAGTCAAACGTTCAGGCTAACTTACCTCCTGACCTCCAGCCAAGAGCCGTGGTAAAGGAACTGACTTGGGGAAGAAACTTGGGGAACTTCGCGCCAGGAAAGTTTGACTTTATCCTGGGCGCAGACATAATTTATCTGGAAGACACCTTTGCGGATCTGCTTCAGACACTGGAGCACTTGTGCTCAGAACATACTGTTATTCTGTTATCGTGTCGGATTCGCTATCAACGGGATCAGAATTTCCTGGAGATGCTGGAGGGACGATTTTCGGTATGTGAGGTCCACTACGATCCCAGTAAAGATGTACGTGTATTCAAAGCACAGAGGAGCATTCACAAGGAAGACTTTTGA